The sequence AGAGCAGCGACGGCACAGTGCTGGCGCTGCTGGTCGGCGAGGTCCGCAGCCCCCGCCTGCACTGACTCCAGCCACCCCATACAGGCGGGGCCAACAGTCACGACGTCACGGTCATCCCGCGGTGCGCGCTCGACGACCCCACGGCCTCGCCGAAGTGCGGGTGATCAAGGTGCTGGACCAGAACGCCGCTCATGTCCGGGACGGCGCCGTCCAACTCCAGACCGGCGGCGCTGGGACCGGCTGCCCATCCAGACGGGCCTGCAACTGCGGCAGCACCACTTCGGCAACGATGTCGATCACCTCCGCAGCGACAGCATCGACACCCACGACCTCGCCGCCATCAACAGCGCTGCCGCCGCCGGCGCCCCCTCCCTCCCCGTCGTCGCAGGCCTGCACGAGCCACCAGTGGTCGTGTCCGTCGGCGACCAGGGAGCCGACCCGCTGCCACCACCCCACCCCCGGAGTGTGCGCGTTGGCGTTGGGCGCATCGCCAATCCACGGTTGCACCACCTGCGCAGCCGCCCACTCCTGGGCACTGGTGAAGGAGACGTTGAGCGTGAAGGCGCAGCGTTGCGCGGTGTTCCACTTGTCGCGCTGGACCCCGATCAAGGCGTAGTGACCGGCGTCATTGGGGAGTCGGAAAGCGTTGCCGGATCCGCGCAGGCCCATCCGCCGCCAGGCCGGGGCTACGTGCGCCTTCATCAGGTGCGCGAACAACGCTTGTGCATCCACCGAGCCATCATCTGATCATCGATTAGGCCCAGCAGGGCTTTTGCGCTCATCGAAGATCCAGGACGCGGCTGGCCACCTGCCTTCACTACCCGGTCGCCGTCCACCGGGTGCCTCCGCGACATCGCGGTCACGGCGCCCGCAGGCAACGTCACGGTCATGCCGCGGGCCGCGTGATGCGGCTTCCCGAGCTGGGACCCTTTTCGGTGACGGTCGGGGCAGGCCGTCCCCACCTTGGACGGAGAGCGAGCAGTGTCCAACTGGTCCTGGATTGAGTACCTAGACCGTCTATCAGACGGCGCCGTCGAGTACACCTACGACGGCTGGGCCAAGGCCAAGGACATGAAGGCGGCCGAGCATCACCAGCTCGTCGAGCTCGAAGAGGAGCACGCCGAACGGGACGTCCACGTGACCGACCGACTGGACGACCTCATCGACGCCCGCGTCTTCCAGTACGGGGCCGACGAGCCCGTCGATCCTGCCAACGGCGCCAGCGGCATCATCCACCGGTACATCCCGATGACGGGTGACGAGCCGCCCGTCGTGCTCATCAGCTGGAGGTGCTGAAGGACGTCTACAGACGTCACGGTCATCCCGCGGTGCGCGCGAAGCGCACGGTCATCCCGCGCTCAGTGCGCTTCCTCCGGTCGGTCAATGCGGCGCAGCGTCCGGATCAACGCGGGGTCCAAAGCAGCCGTCGCGCCCAGCACCTCAACTCCCAGCAGACGCCCGGCGGCGCTGAAGTCGAGAATCACCTCGTACTCCTTCGACCCGGTGTCCACGATGACTTGCTCCCAGGCCAGGTCGGTGCAGTCACCCCGAAGGTTGATGTAGGCCGCGTCAACCTCCGCGTCCCAGGTGCCGTCCATGGCCCTAGCTTGCCGCCACCGACCTTCCGGTCATCCCGCGCACCGCGCCACCGCGGGCAGAGACAGCACCGCTGGGTCGTCCTAGGTATCTCTTCCAGCACGGGGCCCTCACCAGTCGGTAGGCCGCGCTGCCTCAGCCCCCGCTTGTCACGATGGCGTAGATCCCAAAGGCCCACAGCCCCACAAACGCGGGGATGGCGACCTTCAACAGGACACGTCCTCGACGAGACACTGACGCCTCCTGCTCATCACCTCAATGATTCAGCTTGACCTGTCCATCCTGCCTAGACCTCCCGCCATCTCACGCGCGATCAGCCAATCTGCATGACGTCGCGGTCATACCGCGGTGCGCAGGCGCACGGTCATCCCGCGATGTGTGTGATCAGCAGCAGCTGGCGACTTCGCGGTCTTGCCGAGTTGCGCGATGTCCAGCCAGCCCGTGGGCCGAACCGACAGAAGGTCTGGACCGTACGTTGAAGGGGTGTTCAGTCCTTGGGGCAACCTCGTCCTGATCGCCGTCACGGTGGGTCTGATGGCTTTCTGGGTCCGTGATGCTCGACGTCGGCAACGGCGTGGCGAGAAGGGCTGGACCGCCGCCCACAAACTGGGTATCGCCGCGATGGTGCTGCTCGTGCTGAGCCAAGCCCTCTTGCTGATCTGACGTCACGGTCATCCCGCGATCCGAGCGGTCGCGGCTGCCGATGATCTCGCGATCTTGTCGATGTCCGGATGAAAGCCGAGCACGACGATCACCCGCACATCGCCGATGAGCGGTCGAAGCCGCCCGGGCCGGGGAGGCCGGGCGGGGGTTCGCGGTGGTGGCTGGGCAGGTGAAGGAGTTGGCGATGCTGGCGGCGCGGGCGATGGAGGAGATCACCTCCCGGGCGGCGGCGACGCAGTCCGACGCGGTGGCCGCGACCGCGGCGATCTCGCAGCTCTCCGAGGTCACTGCCATACACCCAGGGCCCGGCAAGTACCCGACCGGACTCCTGATCGCTCACGGGGACGTTGATCGCTGCGTTCAGCGCAGGAAGCGCTCCGAGACCGCCAGCATGGTGACGGCGTGACCGGCCCGGTCGAGGAGTTCCGCGAAGGCGGCCCGGTCGGCGTCCACGCCGTCCTGGAACGCCGTCAGGGTCGGCCACCACAGCTGACGGACGCCGAGGAACGGGGCGCCGTCGCTGTGCACCTGCGCGCTCGGCCGGTTCACCGCATGGCGCAGCGCACCGATCCGCAAGCCCAGCTCGGCGTCGTCTGCGCCGGTCCAGTCGGGGTTGCCGTCCTGGTGCACGAACTGCAGGAGGTGGATGCTCGTCGGCCGTTCCAGCACGTCCCACTGCCGATCAGCTGGGGTGAGGGCTCCGATAGCGGGCCGGGAGACGATCACTTCCTCTTCGGTGATGAAGAAGATGACCCTCGACAGGTCTTGGAACAGCGGCTCGTCGGGGCGGATGGTATCGACGAACAGGGGCTCGTCGACCAGCGTGGCGGCGTCGGCCGCGGAGTCGAACGAGGGCATGGCGACCCCGTCGTACTCGTCCTGGCCCGGGCCGAGGCGGTCGGTGTCGAACTGGTGCGCCTGGACGTAGGTGAGCATGCCCGGGATCTGGCGACCCAAGGTGCCGTGCGGGTGGCGCCAGTGGTCGTGGAAGCGCTGGCGGTCGATGTCGGGGCGACGGGGGATGAGGGAGAAGAAGCGGATCACGAAATGTCCTCGGTCGGGTTGATCGGACAGATGCTGGGCAGCGTCAGGGCGGGCGGGGTCCGCTTGTGGGCGCGGTGGTGCATGCACCAGCCGAAGGCTGGGTGGATGACGTCCGGCGCGCCGTAGTCCGGTGGAGCCGTCCAGCCGGGGCTGTTGTCGCGCGGGGCAGTTAGAGGCTCAGGGTCGTCGGAGGGCCGGACAGTGCGGCCTTGGCGCGGCGGGCGAAGTCGTCGGCCACGACCTCGATCTCCCCAGCCGCCAGGCCGTCGAGCACGGTGGTCACGAACTCTCGAGCGCTGATCTTGGGGAAGTCCCATCCCGCGCTCATGTCGGTGTCGACCAGGCCCACGTGGGCGCCTAGGACTTGGGTGCCCTGCTCGGCGAGCTCGACCCGGAAGGCATTGTTGAGGTTCCAGGCGGCGGCCTTGCTCACCGAGTAGGCGGCGTTGCCGGGCACCGCGTACCAGGAGGCGGCGGACAGCACCGTGACGATGGCGCCGCCCCCGTTGCGGCCCAGCGCCGGGGCGAGAGCGCGGGTCACCTGGAGCATGCCGAAGACGTTGGTCTCGACGTCCTGCCGGATGGTGTCGAGGTCTCCGGTGAGCACCGGCGTCACCGTGGCGATACCGGCGTTGTTGATCAGCAGGTCGACATCGGGAGCCGCCTGGACCGCGGCCTGGATGCTGGCGGCATCGGTGACGTCCAACGCGAGCGGTACGGCTGCCTCGACGTCGACAGAGTGGGGATTGCGGGCGGTGGCGTAGACCCGGCGGGCACCGCGGTCCAGCAACTGGCGGGTGAACTCCCGGCCCAGGCCACGGTTGGCGCCAGTGACGAGTGCAGTGGCGTTTTCGATCTCCATGGCACGAACGTAGGATCTGACACACATGTCAATTTCAACTGCCGCACGTGAGACGTGCGTCACGAAGGCGGTGGGTATGCGGATCGGCGAACTGTCTCGGCTGACCGGGGTGAGCCCCAGGTCGCTGCGCTGGTACGGCGAGCAGTCGCTGCTGAGCGAAACGCGCACCAGTGGGGGGCACCGGGAGTACGACGAGGACGCGGTGGAGCGGGTCCGAACCATCCAGGTGCTGTTCGCCGCCGGCGTCCCCGCCCGGCACATGGCGGGGATGCTGCCATGCATCTACACCGGGACGACATGCCCCGCCACGCTCGAGCGGCTGGAGGAGGAGCGGATCCGGCTGCGGGCGCAGGCCGCAGGGCTCGCCGCCACCCTCGAGCGCCTCGATGAGGTGGTCGTGCAGGCACGCGCCCTGCTCACAACGGTCTGAGGCCCGGAGCCGCAACCGTCCATCGTGTCGTCGACGGGGATGCGGCTGTGCACAGTCCCGCTGGTCATCGCCGTGAGCGCGGTTAGCAGACCGGCGCGATCACCCTCCTGCTCCTGCTGGATGAGACCCCCCGCGCCAGCTGCAGGATCAGCCACTCCAGGCCAGTCGAACGCGTTTTACGGTTCCTGGTTTCACTATGGCTTCGCCGGGGTACCTCAAACCTGCGGAAGCCACAGCTCAAGCCACGGCTCAAGCTGCGGCGTCCGTAGGCTGGTCCGCTCAAACAGAGAGGTGGACTGGCTGCACATCGCGATGGGGCGGCTGGGGCACACCCTCAAGGGGTGCGGTCAAGGTCCCCCGTCGCAGGAGCTTGCCCGTCTTACGCCGGTAGCGGGTGGCGCGACCTCCCCTCCACCGGGTCCTTGCTCACTTTCGGGACCCTGTCCGCCGTCGGCGCTGATCAGCGTTGCCCGCTGTCGGTACCGACCAGCACTGCTCGCAGCCGCTGCTCATCGACGCTGCCCACCGCCGCGGAGAAGACGGCGATGTGCAGGTCCGAGTCGCGCGTGGACAACACATCGATGTCGAGACTGACCTGCCCCTAGGGGCGTCGACGACAACGACTCCCCCACCCACCTGCCCCACAACAGCAGGACCGCCCCACAAGCGCGCGAACCGATCGCTCACCCAGCTCAGCTGCTCGATCATCGACGCCAAGTCCACATCGTGCGGATAGCGCGTCAGCGCCCGTTTGAGGTCTGCGACCAAGAACGCGTCGCTGTAGTCGAAGCGCACGGTCATCCCGCGGACCGGCGACTGTCACTCCCGCCAAAGTCGCGTCAAAGAGCGACGCGGTGCCGCGCATGGTCATCCCCCCGCCCGCGCGCTCACCCCGCCGATCTCGCGCATCTGACGATGGCCGCGCAGTACGCGCTGCCATCGCCGAGCCGTTGTCGTAGGCGAGCGGATGAGCAGCGGAAGAGCGAGCGAACCAGCGGAGCGCGACCTCGACACCGACACCCTGACCGAAGACTCGTCAACCGGCGGACTCGTCCAGCAGTCGCAGCGTGTGAGCCGCCTCCTCACGGGCGCGACGCAGTGCGGGGTCGTCCAGCAGCTGCTCCACAGGCGCACGTTGATCGATCGCAGCAGTGATCGAATCCAGGCGTCGCAAGCTGGCGGCCAGGTCGTCGTCAGAACCGACGTCGCCTTTGTCCAATGCGTACGTGAGCCCGCTGTCGTCGAAGATGGAACACAAGCACTCCTCCAGCGACGACATGACGTCATCGCCACCTGAGTTGGTCCACACCCGACGTTGGAAGGCTTCATCGCTGAGTTCAAGCAGTCCCTCTCGGAGCACTTCGATGTTCACTCTCAGCATGGACTCACAGTGCCGTGTGTCTGTGGCGGTCGCTCGAGAACGGAGATCCAGCTCGGCACAGTGCGCGATAGCACTGACCGGCCGAAACGTCCGGTCATCCCGCACTCAGTGCGCGATCGCGCTCCGTACGTCCCGACGTGCCGAGAAGCGGCCGCAGTTGCAGCCTCGAGGGGCACCCTTGCCAGGTGAGGCAAGAGCCAGGACCGAGGGACACGCGGCTGATGCTGCTCGCCCTGGTGCCCGTCGTGGGGGCGGTCGTCCTGATGTTCTTGACCCACGGCGATCCGACAGGCTGGCGAACGGTGGTCCTCTGCCTGCTGGCGGTGGCAGCGGTAGGAGTGCTCCTGGTCGACGACTTCCGGCGACGCCCGGAGCAGGGCTGAACCGCACCGGCCACCACCGCGCGTCACGTGCATCCGGTCATCCCGCGATCCGGGCCGTCGTGAGCAGTCAGTGGTGCCCTCCCCTCGAGGTGAGCACGTTCACGGCCGGGACAGACCGCACCAGCCGGAGAAGCCGATGACGTCGGCGGCCACCTCGACGACGCTGCGCCCGTCGGTGTGGACGCGGTAGGTGCCGGCGGGTGCCCGCTGTTCAAGCAGGGTGGCCATGCTCCGGCTGCGCTCGAGGTGGGCCTGCAGCCCGGAGCCGACCTCGCGAACACCGAGGCGGGTGCGGGTCGTCTCGTCGCTGGCGGTGAGCAGGACACCTGTCACCTCCGCCCGGCCGCCGACGGCGCGGACGATGAGGTCGGGTTCGAGGACGCTGACGGTGTTGACGTAGACGAGGCGGTGGTGGCCGCTGGCGGCGTAGTTCGCCCACAGTGCGGCGAGGTTGGCTTCGGTGAGTCGAGTGCCGGCCGGGTCGTCGTCGGCTTTGGGGTAGGCGGCGTCGAGGTTGTCCCCTTCGACGTGACAGTGCGCGATGCCCAGGGTCTGCAGCTGAGCGGAGACCTCGTAGGCGGTGCTGGTCTTGCCCACACCTGCCCGGCCACCGATGAGCAGCACCTGCACTGCCTCGCCGTTCGCTTCCGCCACGACGCACAGTCGGCCATGGACTGCTGGCGCTGTCCACCACTCCCTGCGGCGAGGACTTCACGGTCATCCCGTGAACCAGGACGTTGAAGGAGTGCGGCAGGTGAGTCCCTGCCAGGGTGCGAGCATGACGCGGCGGCCCCTCAACCCCCTCTTCTGGACCCTGGCCCAGATCGGCTCCCGGGTACGCTCCTCAGCTCCTGCCGGGGTGGAAGACCCACCCCTGCAGCTACCGGACCCCACGACGCTGCGCGTACCGACCCGCCACGGCGACGTCGATGTGCTGGTCCAACGCCCGGCCCAGCCTCAGAGCTGGACGTCGAAGCACCCGCCGGTCGTCGTGCACCTGCACGGCGGTGGGTTCGTCAACCGCAACCCCGCCCAAGACCGCCACATCGCCCGACACCTGGCCGCCCACCTGGGCGCCGTCGTACTCCTGCCGGACTACGACACCGCCCCCACCGTGCACTACCCCGTCGCCGAGGAAGAAGCCGTCGACGTCGTCGACTGGGCCACGGCCGCAGGCGAGGAGCACGGCTGGGACGGGCAGCGTCTGGTCCTGTCCGGGGTCAGCGCCGGCGCCAAGCTGAGCCTCAACACCTGCCAGCAACTGCACCAGGCCGGACGACCACGTCCACTGGCCGCCGTCCTGGTCGTACCGGTGACCGACGCGGTGCGCACCGACCGGACCTCACCCACTGCGCGCCCAGCGATCAGCCCCCTGGTCCAGCGCTTCGTCGGCTGGGCCTACTTCCCCGACACCGCACGACGGCGCGAACCCCTGGCCTCACCGCGACTGGATCCCTCCCTGAGCGAGGCCATGCCCCCCACCTTGGTGCTCACCGCCGAACACGACACCTTGGCCACCGAAGGAGGCGAACTGGCCGACGTGCTGCGCGCCGGCGACGTCGAGGTGGTCCACCACCAGTACCCCGGCGTCGACCACGGCTTCATCGGCGACGACACAGCGTTGGCGACGGTCCGCGATGCCTTGGAACGGATGGTCACGTTCTTTCGGCCCCACCTGGGCGAGCCGGACGCCGGCGAGAACACCACGACCAGGCAGACACCGCCCGCTGCCGCCAGCGACAGCTGAGCAGGAGCCCGTTCTGGCTCGACCCCAAACCAGTCCTCTCGGGACAGGTCAGCCACAGCCCGACAGTGATCACCAAGGGCGACGTCACGCTCACGGCGATGTCGTGGTGTCGACCCGTTCGCCCCTCGAGCACCGTCAGCCGTCGCGCTGTGCAGGAACTCTGCACAGCTCGTCCGATGGCACAGTCATCCCGCTGGTCGCGTGCGTGGGGTCGTGCCGCCGGCCCGATGCCGAGAGCGACCTCGGATCACCCGCTCGGTCGGAAGTCGCTGGCGGGGCTGAGGAACCACAGGACATGCTGCTGCGGTGAAGGACTGGAGCGGGTACCCCCTGCAGCCGGGGGAACCGGAGTACACCGACGACGACCGCTTCTGGGACGGCACCCGCGCCTACCACCTGACCAGCGACCGGCTGTGGAAGCGCGAGAGCGACCTGCTCGGCGCCGCCGACGTCATGGTCTTCAACCTCCTCGACTGCAGCCCCAACCCCCGCGTGGGGTCCAAGCGCGTGGCCACCGACGCCGAGCGGCGCAAGATCGTCACAGCCGGTCTGGTCCGCTTCGTGGACGACGAGGGCGGGTTGCAGCGCTGGGAGAGCGAGGACGGCACGGTGCTCGCCCTGCTCATCGGCGAGCTGCGCAGTCCACGCATCCCCTTCTAGCACCAGCGCTCCGTCGCCACCCGCAGCCGACGATCCGCAGGGCAGGCCCTCGGCGCGGCCGGACCCTCAGGCCCCGACCGGGACCTCGGCCAGCAGGGCGCGGACCGCACCCCGCACCCGCGCCGCCTCCCGCGGCAGCTCCTCGAGCAGGCTCGTCCGCTCGGCGGGCGGCAGGGCGTCGACGCCCTCGACCCGCCGGCACAGCTCCGCCAGCCCCGCCGCTCCCAGGGAGGCGCTGCTGCCCTTGAGCCGGTGCGCCAGCCCGGCCGCGGTGGCGACCTCCTCCACGACCACGTCCGGGGCCGCGTCCACGGCGGCCAGCAGTTCCGCGACCCAGTCGTCGAGCTGGTCGGCGAAGCGCGTGTAGACCTGGGCGAAACCGTCCGGCCCGAGGTCGCGCAGCTCGTCGACCACCTCCGCGTCGAGGACCTCGCCCCCCACCTCGTCCACCGCTTCATCCGCCGCGTCGGCGTCCTGCGTCGCCGCGGAGGGCGGCTCCAGGACGTCCGCGCCGGCCCGGTCCGCGGTGACGGCGGCCAGGGCGGTCCGCAGGACCGCCAGCCGCACCGGCTTGGACAGGAAGTCGTCGGCGCCGGCCGCCGCGAAGGCGGCGCGGTCGCTGGCCAGCACGCTGGCCGTCACCGCGATGACCGCCGGCTGGCGCACCGGCAGGGCCCGGATCTCGGCGGTCGCGGCGGCGCCGCCCATGACGGGCATCTGGGCGTCCATCAGGACGACGTCGTAGTCCCGCGCGCGGACGGCCTCGACCCCGGCCCGGCCGT comes from Kineococcus rhizosphaerae and encodes:
- a CDS encoding DUF4304 domain-containing protein; its protein translation is MDAQALFAHLMKAHVAPAWRRMGLRGSGNAFRLPNDAGHYALIGVQRDKWNTAQRCAFTLNVSFTSAQEWAAAQVVQPWIGDAPNANAHTPGVGWWQRVGSLVADGHDHWWLVQACDDGEGGGAGGGSAVDGGEVVGVDAVAAEVIDIVAEVVLPQLQARLDGQPVPAPPVWSWTAPSRT
- a CDS encoding DUF2283 domain-containing protein, producing the protein MDGTWDAEVDAAYINLRGDCTDLAWEQVIVDTGSKEYEVILDFSAAGRLLGVEVLGATAALDPALIRTLRRIDRPEEAH
- a CDS encoding EthD domain-containing protein: MHAPPRPQADPARPDAAQHLSDQPDRGHFVIRFFSLIPRRPDIDRQRFHDHWRHPHGTLGRQIPGMLTYVQAHQFDTDRLGPGQDEYDGVAMPSFDSAADAATLVDEPLFVDTIRPDEPLFQDLSRVIFFITEEEVIVSRPAIGALTPADRQWDVLERPTSIHLLQFVHQDGNPDWTGADDAELGLRIGALRHAVNRPSAQVHSDGAPFLGVRQLWWPTLTAFQDGVDADRAAFAELLDRAGHAVTMLAVSERFLR
- a CDS encoding SDR family oxidoreductase, which encodes MEIENATALVTGANRGLGREFTRQLLDRGARRVYATARNPHSVDVEAAVPLALDVTDAASIQAAVQAAPDVDLLINNAGIATVTPVLTGDLDTIRQDVETNVFGMLQVTRALAPALGRNGGGAIVTVLSAASWYAVPGNAAYSVSKAAAWNLNNAFRVELAEQGTQVLGAHVGLVDTDMSAGWDFPKISAREFVTTVLDGLAAGEIEVVADDFARRAKAALSGPPTTLSL
- a CDS encoding MerR family transcriptional regulator encodes the protein MRIGELSRLTGVSPRSLRWYGEQSLLSETRTSGGHREYDEDAVERVRTIQVLFAAGVPARHMAGMLPCIYTGTTCPATLERLEEERIRLRAQAAGLAATLERLDEVVVQARALLTTV
- a CDS encoding alpha/beta hydrolase; translated protein: MTRRPLNPLFWTLAQIGSRVRSSAPAGVEDPPLQLPDPTTLRVPTRHGDVDVLVQRPAQPQSWTSKHPPVVVHLHGGGFVNRNPAQDRHIARHLAAHLGAVVLLPDYDTAPTVHYPVAEEEAVDVVDWATAAGEEHGWDGQRLVLSGVSAGAKLSLNTCQQLHQAGRPRPLAAVLVVPVTDAVRTDRTSPTARPAISPLVQRFVGWAYFPDTARRREPLASPRLDPSLSEAMPPTLVLTAEHDTLATEGGELADVLRAGDVEVVHHQYPGVDHGFIGDDTALATVRDALERMVTFFRPHLGEPDAGENTTTRQTPPAAASDS